One genomic region from Thermoleptolyngbya sichuanensis A183 encodes:
- the alaS gene encoding alanine--tRNA ligase has translation MPKSPPKSPSRSAASTQPPNLSGAQIRQTFLDFYAERGHQVLPSASLVPEDPTVLLTIAGMLPFKPIFLGQRAAEFPRATSSQKCIRTNDIENVGRTARHHTFFEMLGNFSFGDYFKEKAIVWAWELSTEVFKLPPERLVVSVFREDDEAFAIWRDQIGIPEARIKRMDEKDNFWQSGPTGPCGPCSEIYYDFHPERGDDHIDLEDDTRFIEFYNLVFMQYNQDAEGNLTPLSAQNIDTGMGLERMAQILQRVPNNYETDLIFPIIQTAAQIAGLDYSACDEKTKTSLKVIGDHVRAVTHLIADGVNASNLGRGYVLRRLIRRVVRHGRLIGIEQPFITQVAESAIALAEAAYPNLRQREKAIKTELALEESRFLETLERGEKLLADIIAKLPAKGQISGQDAFTLYDTYGFPLELTQEIAEEAGLTVNTDGFEVEMEKQRDRARAAHETIDLTVQGSLDTLAENLHETSFLGYTQPQAEAEVKLVLVQGKPVDTAAAGTDVQVILDQTPFYAESGGQVGDRGVLLGEAGLRVRVQDVQKDGAIFVHFGTVEAGTLKTGDRLTAQIDLACRRRAQANHTATHLLQAALKKLIDENIGQQGSMVAFDRLRFDYNLARPLTAEEIQQIEDQVNTWIAEAHAADVSIMPLATAKAKGATAMFGEKYADEVRVIDFPGVSMELCGGTHVSNTAEIGLFKIISETGVSAGVRRIEAVAGPAVLEYLNLRDRVVRDLGDRFKAKPEEIPDRITALQDELKTTHKELAALKAELAIAQSDQLIDQAEALGDFKILVAEMPNADADALKTAAERLLQKLGEGAVFLGSAPAADKVALVAAFSPAVNQKGLQAGKLIGAIAKLCGGGGGGRPNFAQAGGRDPSKLTEALTEARSQIHAALG, from the coding sequence ATGCCTAAATCGCCGCCCAAATCACCGTCCCGTTCCGCCGCTTCGACCCAGCCGCCCAACCTCAGCGGGGCGCAGATTCGCCAGACCTTTCTCGATTTTTATGCCGAGCGGGGGCATCAGGTTCTCCCCAGCGCCTCGCTGGTGCCCGAAGACCCAACGGTGCTGCTGACGATCGCCGGAATGCTGCCGTTCAAGCCAATTTTCCTGGGGCAGCGGGCCGCCGAGTTTCCCCGTGCCACCTCTTCGCAAAAGTGCATTCGCACCAACGACATCGAGAACGTCGGCCGCACGGCTCGTCACCACACTTTCTTTGAAATGCTGGGCAACTTTAGCTTTGGCGACTATTTCAAAGAAAAGGCGATCGTCTGGGCGTGGGAACTCTCGACCGAAGTCTTTAAGCTGCCTCCAGAACGATTGGTGGTCAGCGTCTTTCGGGAAGACGACGAAGCCTTCGCCATCTGGCGCGACCAGATCGGCATTCCCGAAGCCCGCATTAAGCGGATGGACGAGAAAGACAACTTCTGGCAGTCTGGCCCGACAGGCCCCTGCGGCCCCTGCTCCGAGATTTACTACGACTTTCACCCAGAGCGGGGCGACGATCATATCGATCTAGAAGACGACACCCGCTTCATCGAGTTCTATAACCTGGTGTTTATGCAATACAACCAGGACGCAGAGGGCAACCTGACCCCGCTATCCGCGCAGAACATCGACACGGGCATGGGGCTGGAGCGGATGGCGCAGATTCTCCAGCGCGTGCCGAATAACTACGAAACCGACCTGATTTTCCCGATTATCCAAACCGCCGCACAGATTGCAGGTCTGGACTATTCTGCCTGCGACGAAAAAACCAAAACCTCGCTGAAGGTGATCGGCGACCACGTTCGCGCTGTGACGCATCTGATCGCCGACGGGGTGAACGCCTCTAATTTGGGGCGGGGCTATGTGCTGCGTCGCCTGATTCGCCGTGTGGTGCGCCACGGGCGGCTGATTGGCATCGAGCAGCCGTTCATTACCCAGGTGGCCGAGTCGGCGATCGCCCTTGCTGAAGCCGCCTACCCCAACCTGCGCCAGCGCGAAAAAGCCATCAAGACCGAACTGGCGCTGGAAGAATCCCGTTTTCTGGAAACCCTGGAGCGCGGCGAAAAGCTGCTGGCAGACATCATTGCCAAGTTGCCTGCAAAGGGGCAAATTTCGGGACAGGATGCCTTCACGCTCTACGACACCTACGGCTTCCCGCTGGAGCTAACCCAAGAAATTGCTGAAGAAGCAGGGCTGACGGTGAACACCGACGGCTTTGAGGTGGAAATGGAGAAACAGCGCGATCGCGCTCGGGCAGCCCACGAAACCATCGACCTCACTGTGCAGGGCAGCCTCGACACGCTGGCGGAGAACCTGCACGAAACCAGCTTTTTGGGCTATACCCAGCCGCAAGCAGAGGCGGAGGTGAAGCTGGTGCTGGTACAGGGCAAGCCTGTGGACACGGCTGCTGCGGGAACCGACGTGCAGGTGATTCTCGACCAAACGCCGTTCTATGCCGAATCGGGCGGGCAGGTGGGCGATCGCGGCGTTTTGCTGGGTGAAGCAGGGCTGCGGGTGCGCGTCCAAGACGTGCAAAAGGATGGAGCAATTTTCGTTCACTTTGGCACAGTGGAAGCGGGCACGCTGAAAACGGGCGATCGCCTCACCGCCCAGATCGACCTCGCCTGCCGCCGCCGCGCCCAAGCCAACCATACGGCGACGCACCTGCTCCAGGCCGCGCTGAAGAAACTCATTGATGAGAACATTGGTCAGCAGGGATCAATGGTCGCCTTTGACCGGCTGCGGTTTGACTATAACTTGGCGCGGCCGCTGACAGCGGAGGAAATTCAGCAGATCGAAGACCAGGTGAACACCTGGATTGCCGAAGCCCACGCAGCGGACGTGTCCATCATGCCGCTGGCCACTGCCAAAGCCAAGGGCGCAACCGCCATGTTTGGCGAAAAATATGCCGACGAGGTGCGCGTTATCGACTTTCCCGGCGTGTCGATGGAACTATGTGGCGGCACCCACGTCAGCAACACGGCTGAGATTGGTCTATTCAAAATCATCTCGGAAACGGGCGTGTCTGCTGGGGTGCGCCGCATCGAAGCCGTTGCGGGGCCTGCGGTGCTGGAATACCTGAACCTGCGCGACAGGGTGGTGCGCGACCTGGGCGATCGCTTCAAAGCCAAGCCCGAAGAGATTCCCGACCGCATCACCGCGCTTCAGGACGAGCTAAAGACGACTCACAAAGAACTCGCCGCATTGAAGGCAGAACTGGCGATCGCCCAATCGGATCAGCTAATCGACCAGGCAGAAGCGTTGGGCGATTTCAAAATCCTGGTGGCAGAAATGCCCAATGCCGACGCAGACGCGCTGAAAACCGCCGCCGAACGTTTGCTGCAAAAGCTGGGCGAAGGCGCAGTATTCCTCGGCTCTGCCCCTGCCGCCGATAAAGTCGCCCTTGTCGCCGCCTTTAGCCCAGCGGTCAATCAAAAAGGTCTGCAAGCCGGAAAGCTGATCGGGGCGATCGCCAAACTCTGCGGCGGCGGTGGCGGCGGCCGACCCAACTTTGCCCAGGCCGGCGGCCGCGACCCCAGCAAGCTGACCGAAGCCCTCACCGAAGCGCGATCGCAGATCCATGCCGCTCTGGGTTAG
- a CDS encoding GGDEF domain-containing response regulator: MDASILIVGDHEFLASLSALTPDLAAFTLEVAPNPHEATPLIQAQQPDLLIIQATQPGSLDLCQRVKTQSHLAWIYCVVVDDRQPPAPNELGDRPQDDAHLETSALMMGADAYVDLWRAELQNKSSEKSDQSLIGAHVQAGLRRVQNHRELIRTNDILSAIALSDPLTELNNRRAFEWELPRQIHNARLRGMPISLLMLDVDFFKSINDTYGHLVGDRALQLIASRLRHNLRFYDTPFRYGGEEFVIILSDTGNQEAEAIANRICRLISDQPFVIDDSLDLNITISAGTASLVVQDDARGISLLRRADQNLLRAKALGRNRVVGGQESDAPGESGLGNPDPSPAHES; encoded by the coding sequence ATGGACGCTTCGATTCTCATTGTGGGGGATCACGAATTTCTGGCATCCCTTTCGGCTCTAACCCCTGATCTGGCAGCGTTTACTCTAGAGGTTGCGCCCAATCCGCACGAAGCGACGCCGCTGATTCAGGCGCAGCAGCCCGACTTGTTGATTATCCAAGCGACTCAGCCGGGCAGCCTGGATCTGTGCCAGCGGGTTAAGACGCAGAGCCATCTGGCGTGGATCTATTGCGTGGTGGTGGATGATCGGCAGCCGCCTGCGCCGAACGAACTGGGCGATCGCCCCCAAGATGACGCGCACCTGGAAACTTCGGCCCTGATGATGGGGGCGGATGCCTATGTAGATCTGTGGCGAGCCGAGTTGCAGAATAAGTCGTCTGAAAAAAGCGATCAGTCGCTGATCGGTGCCCATGTGCAGGCGGGGCTGCGGCGTGTGCAAAACCATCGAGAGTTAATCCGCACCAACGATATTTTATCGGCGATCGCCCTGTCGGACCCGCTCACCGAGCTAAACAACCGCCGCGCCTTTGAGTGGGAACTGCCCCGGCAGATTCATAATGCGCGGCTGCGGGGAATGCCCATTAGTTTGCTGATGCTAGATGTAGACTTCTTTAAAAGCATCAACGACACCTACGGGCATCTGGTGGGCGACCGCGCTTTGCAGTTGATTGCCTCGCGGCTGCGGCATAACCTGCGCTTTTATGACACGCCATTTCGCTATGGCGGCGAAGAGTTTGTGATTATTCTCAGCGATACGGGGAATCAGGAAGCAGAGGCGATCGCCAACCGCATCTGTCGGCTCATCAGCGACCAGCCCTTTGTTATCGACGACTCTCTGGATCTCAACATCACTATCAGCGCGGGCACTGCATCGCTGGTGGTGCAGGACGATGCGCGGGGCATCAGCCTGCTGCGCCGGGCCGATCAAAACCTCCTGCGAGCAAAGGCGCTAGGTCGCAATCGGGTCGTCGGGGGGCAAGAGAGCGACGCACCGGGCGAAAGCGGGCTGGGCAATCCTGATCCTTCTCCCGCACACGAGTCATGA
- a CDS encoding M15 family metallopeptidase, with product MKPYHQVAIEDCGEPLVELPADEFARVDPHPYAVLGAPYGDRSPFFVRQGVLERLRLAQANLQENCPGWRIQIFDAYRPIAVQQFMVDYTFQDLVRSHGLDPATLSEAQQHDFWQQVYQFWAVPNYNPATPPPHSTGAAVDVTLLDASGQPADMGSPIDELSPRSYPDYFAPYADPTSDRYDPTRAIAHQNRQRLATALQSAGFCRHPNEWWHFSIGDQLWAWLKTSDRSALALSNSACANLDDAMDNANLRVVARYGAV from the coding sequence ATGAAGCCCTATCATCAGGTGGCAATTGAGGACTGCGGCGAGCCGCTGGTAGAACTCCCCGCAGACGAATTTGCGCGGGTAGATCCCCATCCCTACGCGGTGCTGGGTGCGCCCTATGGCGATCGCTCTCCGTTCTTTGTGCGGCAGGGCGTGCTGGAGCGGCTGCGGCTAGCCCAGGCAAACTTGCAGGAAAACTGCCCCGGCTGGCGCATCCAGATCTTCGATGCCTATCGACCCATCGCCGTGCAGCAGTTCATGGTGGACTATACCTTTCAAGACCTAGTGCGATCGCACGGACTAGATCCTGCCACGCTCAGTGAGGCCCAGCAGCACGACTTCTGGCAGCAGGTTTATCAGTTTTGGGCCGTGCCCAACTATAATCCCGCCACGCCACCGCCCCACAGCACTGGTGCAGCCGTCGATGTCACCCTGCTCGATGCCAGCGGTCAACCCGCCGACATGGGTTCGCCAATCGACGAACTCAGCCCCCGCTCCTACCCCGATTACTTTGCGCCTTACGCCGACCCCACTTCCGACCGCTATGACCCAACGCGGGCGATCGCTCACCAAAATCGCCAACGCCTGGCCACCGCCCTGCAATCGGCAGGTTTTTGTCGCCATCCCAATGAATGGTGGCATTTTTCGATCGGCGATCAGCTTTGGGCCTGGCTCAAAACTTCAGATCGCTCGGCGCTGGCCCTTTCAAATTCGGCTTGTGCAAATTTGGACGACGCGATGGACAATGCGAACCTGCGCGTAGTTGCACGGTATGGCGCAGTTTGA
- a CDS encoding CAP domain-containing protein yields MPSSTEMQKDTAGNTFATARRLRFSSGKLNLSEWVGSGDRDDIYRLNFNRASNVTIRASGTGSGTGAIADLIQDLNNNGRLDANEVKGRMLIRPGQSNTLAAKNLTGTFFLRVRSQGGSLSYNLAMETTPSDTSSGGGTRETQPTGFIAEVLRLTNAFRQQNGLRPLSYNSKLSNAAQGHSINMANQDFFSHTGKDGSTFSQRVTAAGYQWSFTGENIAAGYSTPQAVVNAWINSPGHRAAMLNPNYQDIGIGYHYLANDTGQVNYYHYWTQNFGKPL; encoded by the coding sequence ATGCCGTCATCCACTGAGATGCAGAAAGATACCGCTGGAAACACCTTCGCAACGGCCCGCAGGCTCCGCTTCTCTTCTGGAAAGCTGAACCTCAGCGAATGGGTCGGCTCTGGCGATCGGGATGACATCTACCGCCTCAATTTCAACCGAGCTAGCAATGTCACTATTAGGGCTTCGGGAACTGGCAGCGGCACAGGGGCGATCGCCGACCTGATTCAAGACCTGAACAACAACGGCCGCCTCGATGCCAATGAAGTTAAAGGCAGAATGCTCATTCGCCCTGGGCAATCTAACACGCTAGCAGCCAAAAACCTGACGGGTACGTTCTTCCTCAGAGTCCGCAGCCAGGGCGGCAGTCTCAGTTACAACCTGGCAATGGAAACGACCCCATCGGATACATCCTCCGGTGGTGGCACTCGCGAAACCCAGCCGACTGGGTTCATCGCCGAAGTGCTGCGGCTGACCAATGCATTTCGCCAGCAAAACGGACTACGGCCGCTATCTTACAACAGTAAGCTGAGTAATGCTGCCCAAGGGCACAGCATCAATATGGCGAACCAGGACTTCTTTAGCCACACGGGCAAAGACGGCTCTACCTTTAGTCAGCGAGTTACGGCGGCTGGATATCAGTGGTCGTTTACGGGCGAAAACATTGCCGCGGGCTACAGCACGCCCCAGGCTGTGGTGAATGCCTGGATCAACAGCCCCGGACATCGGGCGGCGATGCTCAATCCCAACTATCAGGACATCGGCATCGGCTACCACTACCTTGCCAATGACACCGGCCAGGTGAATTATTACCACTACTGGACGCAAAACTTTGGCAAGCCCCTGTAG
- a CDS encoding DUF1499 domain-containing protein: MNRLKWLSVFVLMVLLVGSLVWPATTLAAPGSTVMSPASLSMAMFAESSGGASLFSFSGSRPTNLGVKDGKLAACPGSPNCVNSQAPGSDAEHYIAPLSYSGTPAEAIARLKGIITAMPRTRIITESDHYLYAEFTSALMGFVDDVEFYVDEVAGVVQVRSASRLGQSDLGVNRKRVEEIRAKL, from the coding sequence ATGAATCGATTGAAGTGGCTGAGTGTCTTTGTTCTGATGGTGCTGCTGGTGGGCAGTTTGGTGTGGCCGGCGACGACGCTGGCGGCTCCGGGTTCCACCGTAATGTCTCCAGCCTCGCTTTCGATGGCCATGTTTGCTGAATCTTCTGGAGGTGCTTCGTTGTTTTCTTTTTCTGGATCGCGTCCCACCAATCTGGGAGTGAAGGACGGTAAGCTGGCAGCTTGCCCTGGCTCACCCAACTGCGTCAATAGTCAGGCTCCGGGGTCGGATGCCGAGCATTACATTGCGCCCCTGAGCTATAGCGGCACCCCGGCCGAGGCGATCGCCCGTCTCAAGGGCATCATTACCGCCATGCCGCGCACCCGGATCATCACCGAGTCTGATCATTACCTCTACGCCGAGTTCACCAGCGCCCTGATGGGGTTTGTGGACGATGTGGAGTTCTACGTAGACGAGGTGGCGGGCGTGGTGCAGGTGCGATCAGCCTCGCGCCTGGGTCAGTCTGATTTGGGCGTGAATCGCAAGCGAGTTGAGGAAATTCGGGCTAAGCTCTAG
- a CDS encoding sensor histidine kinase, translating into MESPLPNSLRQLEMAYWLASEQARFHAGFLARVSHELRSPINGVIGLQQLILNDLCDSPEEEREFVRQANGAAQKMLGLLDQAIAISRISQDFRKLELQPVQLAGTFLAVGDRTQLLARNRNLQLEILPPSPAYYVLADPQWLQQGLVSLVSGAIATMHDGSICLTAEIDAPTKLARLILEDTRPAEAWQEPLDQLAALSQNPKITRSSGYVPVAQLSPGSSLLAFQSILEAMGGRLELLNTPTENSPLSRLQITLPLIQEL; encoded by the coding sequence ATGGAGTCGCCGCTCCCCAACTCCCTCCGCCAACTGGAAATGGCCTACTGGCTGGCTTCTGAACAGGCGCGGTTCCATGCCGGGTTTCTGGCGCGGGTGTCTCACGAATTGCGATCGCCCATTAACGGCGTAATCGGGCTACAACAGTTGATTCTCAACGATCTGTGCGATAGCCCAGAGGAGGAGCGTGAGTTTGTGCGACAGGCCAATGGCGCAGCCCAAAAGATGCTGGGGCTGCTGGATCAGGCGATCGCCATTTCGCGTATTTCGCAAGACTTTCGCAAGCTGGAGCTACAGCCTGTACAGCTTGCGGGAACGTTTCTGGCAGTGGGCGATCGCACCCAACTTTTGGCCCGCAACCGCAATTTGCAGCTAGAAATCCTCCCGCCCAGCCCAGCGTATTACGTGCTAGCCGATCCGCAGTGGTTGCAGCAGGGATTGGTGAGCCTGGTGAGCGGGGCGATCGCCACCATGCACGACGGCTCAATTTGCCTAACGGCGGAAATTGACGCACCCACCAAGCTAGCCCGGCTAATCCTGGAAGACACGCGCCCCGCCGAAGCCTGGCAAGAACCCCTCGACCAGTTGGCTGCTCTGTCGCAAAACCCCAAAATTACCCGCAGCAGCGGCTATGTGCCTGTGGCTCAGCTTTCACCGGGATCAAGTCTGCTGGCATTTCAATCCATCCTGGAGGCAATGGGCGGACGGCTGGAATTGCTGAATACGCCCACCGAAAATAGCCCCCTGTCGCGCTTGCAAATAACCCTGCCCCTGATTCAAGAACTTTAG